A portion of the Scleropages formosus chromosome 15, fSclFor1.1, whole genome shotgun sequence genome contains these proteins:
- the nhsl1a gene encoding NHS-like protein 1 isoform X1 codes for MPFYKRTVVPVYLCRLGARDPPTATGVFGSTEELCCHALASLLRQLADLSRHASDVCSEIEDEARALGNRCAALRVRVERARDRARTLDHRRIKHPVSSLDEESKWTVHYTAPWHQQENVFLPGSRPACVEDLHRQAKVNLKTVLRECDKLRKDGIRSSQYYSQGPAFSAASLYDGSLSDHGDTDKKSAVSSVDEERLVYSTPLHRVPQPENGQVRRSQTNGKTNWSKTLPLPTPEEKMRQQAQCVHADIIPIDVTGENFDRQASIRRSLVNTDTMGRRAKKVRRRKTITGVPDNIQKELGNGEFQSHSMYIPGQCSTLGRVGSVSSTSHCSGTRESGCQTEEVKIMPPSMRRIRAQKGHGIAAQMANFSNSSSGSIPTVSNSVGVIFAPQFSGGDQRFHSLPRQGVHGSRHTDPSYTSTPLRSENCTVGIVSCQVNNHSIHQENGKFQSNQTTYCASLIGKNLSNSSSEAVTAIAEPNSHAQHVQSVSSYPMGKPLSSAGHKEEQHLPSMTLTSTPSRYDSAVSLSTGTLTETDSQSSNLDDRKDSRCKNAQSESNYSYGSLQSCNSITQDQWLYDSPPKNSRMSNCSTPITHVCSGLECPSSKTESSLHYSLENDGDPTSMHLDLGLRSRSYSNINGTNHVQHSFYKCKEHHSQDDRISLYSNKSLSRSISLRKAKKPPLPPTRTDSLRRKPGKNQLPTDKNPQSNGSVLSKTLIASLQESLNLNLKSNEVSSPTQSHSSDYEDLWVQRSRSQSSISGGSGGMSPSDANINSIYPITPSQSDSSGLRTDSAEPMAYQVDRTRPQTEQHNYPDIQISSTDETPKDFSTEGFQFGSQMLLPPTPKNSLEVTAKSASSPDKMHQLASSNCGYSSQPNSSTIGNNLVCLKKTLSPAGLRPKPKVPERKSSLSSSVSVPPFPSLSSSISDPGKNSLHFTGLPSLLNLSTTSVQQAMSSPSSPTSLTPLTPPSPVIASRQNFTPLALPITLEKISKIIIPGFTFSPSEANPPPLPPPLPLHASITPPSLHESLIRQPVGTTLVKDALKSVEAGGTDNSLDEKKNMPDHSIEPDRFLKPVITAQALQMVQLRPVQKLERLSNADVGSSDLQKAKYKQQFPKPLTPEKPKNPETHIALPLSANYNFSINGIQKVSTPVTEFLQDLSKESKLPEVKQGGAINSSQLEDLPPLEPPHSPIEAPGQACLQALHDDLLPSPSPLETLHSIPSKHKLPCSPQKPKLTLIVPPIFCQPAAEQGHPLSLDVNGTVALSSVNEESNLGTMDEQAFPQPRTEEDDKGGDLKSSPSLAGQEQSLSSGLSTTVSHRLLDLIIEDQELILCDERSTSEGDGDATSSTTGSISSKEEDYGEVFDSGTAASLLGAMVDGKALDDTVTPTRTRTTEDLFAAIHRSKRKVLGWRDSEEERRGSHSPSPPITPTGTSPGLGSLGSLPRQTGSIQRNLRKTATSSDNFKALLLKKGSRTESNFRMSAAEILRSTDPRHQRSHSDSALDPSIEAPISPCASPSQGRRAREQWARTEGVLPRFSPVFSASLAGTRHGRSRTPPSAASSRYGARSRILSSPMTVICEREGELSEAADAREPPESGTVGPPAAVLDSKQLLV; via the exons CGGTCTCCAGCCTGGATGAGGAGAGCAAATGGACGGTGCACTACACGGCCCCCTGGCATCAGCAGGAGAACGTCTTCCTGCCCGGCAGCCGGCCTGCCTGCGTGGAGGACCTGCACCGCCAGGCCAAGGTCAACCTCAAGACGGTGCTCAGAG AGTGCGACAAGCTGAGGAAAGATGGCATCCGCAGCTCGCAGTACTACTCCCAGGGCCCTGCCTTCTCCGCCGCCAGCCTGTACGACGGCAGCCTGTCGGACCACGGGGACACGGACAAGAAG TCCGCAGTGTCCTCCGTGGATGAGGAAAGGCTGGTGTACTCCACCCCCCTGCACCGGGTCCCCCAACCGGAGAACGGACAGGTCCGCCGGAGCCAGACCAATGGGAAGACCAACTGGAGCAAAACACTGCCGCTGCCCACCCCCGAGGAGAAGATGAGGCAACAAGCCCAGTGTGTGCACGCTGACATCATCCCCATCGATGTCACAG GAGAGAATTTTGACCGCCAGGCAAGCATCCGCCGCTCCCTTGTGAACACAGACACTATGGGCAGGCGGGCTAAAAAggtcaggaggaggaagaccATAACCGGGGTCCCTGACAACATCCAGAAGGAGCTAG GAAATGGAGAATTCCAGTCTCATTCCATGTACATTCCTGGTCAGTGTTCCACGCTGGGTCGCGTTGGCAGTGTCAGTTCAACCTCGCATTGCTCAGGCACTCGAGAATCCGGCTGCCAGACGGAGGAGGTTAAGATCATGCCGCCATCCATGCGAAGGATCAGGGCTCAGAAGGGTCATGGTATTGCTGCCCAGATGGCGAATTTCTCAAACTCCTCCTCGGGCAGCATCCCCACCGTCAGCAACAGTGTCGGTGTCATCTTTGCCCCTCAGTTCAGTGGAGGTGACCAGCGCTTCCACAGCCTGCCCCGCCAGGGTGTTCATGGGTCCCGACACACAGATCCTAGCTATACCAGCACCCCACTGAGGTCGGAGAACTGCACTGTAGGTATAGTCTCTTGTCAGGTCAACAATCACTCCATTCATCAAGAAAACGGGAAATTTCAGAGCAATCAGACTACATACTGTGCTTCACTCATTGGCAAAAATCTTTCAAACTCCTCTTCTGAGGCAGTTACTGCCATCGCAGAGCCCAACTCACATGCCCAACATGTGCAATCTGTGTCTTCCTACCCAATGGGCAAGCCTCTCAGCTCTGCTGGGCATAAGGAGGAGCAGCATCTCCCATCCATGACATTGACATCTACCCCATCACGATATGATTCGGCAGTATCCCTCAGCACTGGCACCCTCACTGAGACAGATTCCCAGTCCAGTAACCTTGATGACAGGAAGGATAGCCGTTGCAAAAATGCCCAAAGTGAGTCAAACTACTCATACGGAAGCCTCCAAAGTTGCAACAGTATTACCCAAGACCAGTGGCTCTATGACAGTCCACCTAAAAATTCCCGGATGTCCAACTGCTCCACACCCATTACTCATGTATGCAGTGGTCTAGAGTGTCCTTCCAGCAAGACTGAGTCTTCTTTACACTACTCTTTGGAAAATGATGGTGACCCTACATCCATGCACCTGGATTTAGGCCTCAGGTCACGCAGTTACAGCAATATCAATGGCACAAACCATGTCCAACACAGCTTCTACAAATGCAAGGAGCACCACAGCCAAGACGACAGAATTAGTCTTTACAGCAACAAGTCCTTATCCCGAAGCATTTCCCTCCGCAAGGCCAAAAAACCCCCACTGCCCCCAACTCGGACCGACTCTCTGCGACGAAAACCAGGGAAGAATCAACTACCCACCgataaaaatccacaatccaatGGTTCGGTTCTGAGCAAGACATTGATTGCCAGTCTGCAAGAGTCTTTGAACTTGAACCTAAAAAGCAATGAGGTTTCATCTCCAACCCAGAGTCATTCCAGTGACTATGAGGACCTCTGGGTGCAACGCTCAAGGAGCCAGAGCAGCATCAGTGGTGGGAGTGGCGGGATGTCACCCTCTGATGCTAACATAAACTCCATCTACCCTATCACACCTTCACAGAGTGACAGTAGTGGTCTGCGTACTGACTCCGCCGAGCCCATGGCCTACCAGGTGGACCGGACCAggccacagactgagcagcatAATTATCCTGACATTCAGATCTCCAGCACTGATGAGACTCCAAAGGATTTCTCCACTGAGGGCTTCCAGTTTGGCTCTCAAATGCTCCTGCCACCAACCCCAAAGAACAGTTTGGAAGTCACAGCAAAGTCTGCCTCCTCACCAGACAAAATGCATCAACTAGCATCTTCAAATTGTGGCTATTCCAGCCAGCCCAACAGCTCCACCATTGGAAACAACTTGGTGTGCCTGAAGAAGACTCTGTCTCCAGCTGGGCTGAGGCCCAAGCCCAAAGTGCCTGAGAGAAAATCCTCCCTTTCATCTTCTGTATCTGTGCCTCCTTTCCCATCACTGTCCTCCAGCATCTCTGATCCTGGCAAGAACTCCCTTCATTTTACTGGCCTTCCCTCTCTCCTGAATTTGTCTACAACTTCTGTTCAGCAGGCTATGTCATCCCCATCCAGTCCAACCTCTCTCACTCCTCTTACTCCTCCAAGCCCTGTCATTGCATCTAGACAGAACTTCACCCCTTTAGCACTACCAATTACCCTTGAGAAGATTTCTAAAATTATTATTCCAGGCTTCACTTTTTCTCCATCAGAAGCTAATCCTCCCCcacttcctccacctctgcctttACATGCTTCCATAACTCCTCCATCATTACATGAATCTCTGATTAGACAACCAGTAGGGACAACACTTGTGAAAGATGCTCTTAAATCTGTAGAAGCAGGTGGCACAGATAACTCACTAGATGAGAAGAAAAATATGCCTGATCACTCTATAGAACCTGATAGATTTCTGAAGCCCGTGATCACTGCCCAAGCATTGCAGATGGTGCAGCTCCGACCTGTTCAAAAGCTGGAAAGATTGAGCAACGCTGATGTAGGATCATCAGATCTTCAGAAGGCAAAGTACAAGCAACAGTTTCCAAAGCCTTTAACACCAGAAAAACCTAAAAACCCAGAGACCCATATTGCGTTGCCACTTTCTGCCAACTATAACTTTTCAATAAATGGGATACAGAAAGTATCAACACCCGTAACCGAATTCCTGCAAGATCTCTCCAAGGAATCCAAATTACCTGAGGTCAAACAAGGTGGAGCTATTAATAGCAGTCAACTTGAAGACCTGCCACCACTTGAGCCTCCACATAGTCCCATAGAAGCTCCAGGCCAGGCTTGCCTTCAGGCCCTGCACGATGATCTATTACCATCTCCAAGTCCTCTGGAAACGCTGCATAGCATCCCGTCCAAGCACAAACTTCCCTGTTCACCCCAGAAACCCAAACTCACCTTAATCGTGCCTCCAATTTTCTGCCAGCCTGCTGCAGAACAAGGCCATCCCCTGAGCCTTGATGTCAATGGAACTGTGGCACTTAGCTCTGTGAATGAGGAATCAAATTTGGGAACCATGGATGAACAGGCATTCCCACAGCCAAGAACTGAGGAAGATGACAAGGGTGGGGATTTGAAGAGCTCCCCATCATTAGCCGGGCAAGAACAGTCTCTGAGCAGCGGGCTCTCAACAACGGTGTCCCACCGACTTCTTGACCTCATTATTGAGGACCAAGAACTCATCCTTTGTGATGAAAGAAGCACCTCTGAAGGAGATGGGGATGCTACAAGCAGCACCACTGGTTCCATCAGCTCCAAAGAGGAAGATTATG GTGAGGTGTTTGACTCCGGCACGGCCGCTTCCTTGCTCGGGGCCATGGTCGATGGAAAAGCGCTGGACGACACGGTAACGCCCACTCGGACCCGGACCACCGAGGACCTCTTCGCTGCCATTCACAG GTCAAAACGAAAGGTGCTTGGTTGGAGGGACTCTGAGGAGGAGCGTCGGGGAAGTCACTCCCCTTCCCCACCCATCACCCCCACTGGCACGTCCCCAGGCCTGGGGTCCCTGGGGTCCCTGCCCCGGCAGACGGGCTCCATCCAGCGCAACCTTCGTAAGACAGCCACCAGCAGCGACAACTTCAAGGCCCTGCTGCTGAAAAAGGGCAGCCGCACCGAGAGCAATTTCCGAATGTCCGCTGCGGAGATCCTCAGGAGCACCGACCCCCGCCATCAGCGGTCACACTCCGACTCTGCCCTGGACCCCAGTATTGAAGCTCCCATCAGCCCTTGCGCATCCCCGAGCCAAGGCAGGAGAGCCCGCGAGCAATGGGCCCGCACCGAGGGCGTGCTGCCCCGCTTCTCCCCGGTCTTCTCCGCATCCCTCGCGGGCACCAGGCACGGGCGCTCCCGCACGCCACCCTCCGCCGCCAGCAGCCGCTACGGTGCCCGCAGCCGCATCCTCAGCAGCCCCATGACCGTCATCTGCGAGCGGGAGGGCGAGCTGTCCGAAGCGGCCGATGCGCGCGAGCCCCCCGAGAGCGGGACCGTCGGGCCTCCGGCCGCGGTGCTCGACTCCAAGCAGCTCCTCGTGTGA
- the nhsl1a gene encoding NHS-like protein 1 isoform X2, whose product MVFISTTLRSVIKYFKRKAVSSLDEESKWTVHYTAPWHQQENVFLPGSRPACVEDLHRQAKVNLKTVLRECDKLRKDGIRSSQYYSQGPAFSAASLYDGSLSDHGDTDKKSAVSSVDEERLVYSTPLHRVPQPENGQVRRSQTNGKTNWSKTLPLPTPEEKMRQQAQCVHADIIPIDVTGENFDRQASIRRSLVNTDTMGRRAKKVRRRKTITGVPDNIQKELGNGEFQSHSMYIPGQCSTLGRVGSVSSTSHCSGTRESGCQTEEVKIMPPSMRRIRAQKGHGIAAQMANFSNSSSGSIPTVSNSVGVIFAPQFSGGDQRFHSLPRQGVHGSRHTDPSYTSTPLRSENCTVGIVSCQVNNHSIHQENGKFQSNQTTYCASLIGKNLSNSSSEAVTAIAEPNSHAQHVQSVSSYPMGKPLSSAGHKEEQHLPSMTLTSTPSRYDSAVSLSTGTLTETDSQSSNLDDRKDSRCKNAQSESNYSYGSLQSCNSITQDQWLYDSPPKNSRMSNCSTPITHVCSGLECPSSKTESSLHYSLENDGDPTSMHLDLGLRSRSYSNINGTNHVQHSFYKCKEHHSQDDRISLYSNKSLSRSISLRKAKKPPLPPTRTDSLRRKPGKNQLPTDKNPQSNGSVLSKTLIASLQESLNLNLKSNEVSSPTQSHSSDYEDLWVQRSRSQSSISGGSGGMSPSDANINSIYPITPSQSDSSGLRTDSAEPMAYQVDRTRPQTEQHNYPDIQISSTDETPKDFSTEGFQFGSQMLLPPTPKNSLEVTAKSASSPDKMHQLASSNCGYSSQPNSSTIGNNLVCLKKTLSPAGLRPKPKVPERKSSLSSSVSVPPFPSLSSSISDPGKNSLHFTGLPSLLNLSTTSVQQAMSSPSSPTSLTPLTPPSPVIASRQNFTPLALPITLEKISKIIIPGFTFSPSEANPPPLPPPLPLHASITPPSLHESLIRQPVGTTLVKDALKSVEAGGTDNSLDEKKNMPDHSIEPDRFLKPVITAQALQMVQLRPVQKLERLSNADVGSSDLQKAKYKQQFPKPLTPEKPKNPETHIALPLSANYNFSINGIQKVSTPVTEFLQDLSKESKLPEVKQGGAINSSQLEDLPPLEPPHSPIEAPGQACLQALHDDLLPSPSPLETLHSIPSKHKLPCSPQKPKLTLIVPPIFCQPAAEQGHPLSLDVNGTVALSSVNEESNLGTMDEQAFPQPRTEEDDKGGDLKSSPSLAGQEQSLSSGLSTTVSHRLLDLIIEDQELILCDERSTSEGDGDATSSTTGSISSKEEDYGEVFDSGTAASLLGAMVDGKALDDTVTPTRTRTTEDLFAAIHRSKRKVLGWRDSEEERRGSHSPSPPITPTGTSPGLGSLGSLPRQTGSIQRNLRKTATSSDNFKALLLKKGSRTESNFRMSAAEILRSTDPRHQRSHSDSALDPSIEAPISPCASPSQGRRAREQWARTEGVLPRFSPVFSASLAGTRHGRSRTPPSAASSRYGARSRILSSPMTVICEREGELSEAADAREPPESGTVGPPAAVLDSKQLLV is encoded by the exons CGGTCTCCAGCCTGGATGAGGAGAGCAAATGGACGGTGCACTACACGGCCCCCTGGCATCAGCAGGAGAACGTCTTCCTGCCCGGCAGCCGGCCTGCCTGCGTGGAGGACCTGCACCGCCAGGCCAAGGTCAACCTCAAGACGGTGCTCAGAG AGTGCGACAAGCTGAGGAAAGATGGCATCCGCAGCTCGCAGTACTACTCCCAGGGCCCTGCCTTCTCCGCCGCCAGCCTGTACGACGGCAGCCTGTCGGACCACGGGGACACGGACAAGAAG TCCGCAGTGTCCTCCGTGGATGAGGAAAGGCTGGTGTACTCCACCCCCCTGCACCGGGTCCCCCAACCGGAGAACGGACAGGTCCGCCGGAGCCAGACCAATGGGAAGACCAACTGGAGCAAAACACTGCCGCTGCCCACCCCCGAGGAGAAGATGAGGCAACAAGCCCAGTGTGTGCACGCTGACATCATCCCCATCGATGTCACAG GAGAGAATTTTGACCGCCAGGCAAGCATCCGCCGCTCCCTTGTGAACACAGACACTATGGGCAGGCGGGCTAAAAAggtcaggaggaggaagaccATAACCGGGGTCCCTGACAACATCCAGAAGGAGCTAG GAAATGGAGAATTCCAGTCTCATTCCATGTACATTCCTGGTCAGTGTTCCACGCTGGGTCGCGTTGGCAGTGTCAGTTCAACCTCGCATTGCTCAGGCACTCGAGAATCCGGCTGCCAGACGGAGGAGGTTAAGATCATGCCGCCATCCATGCGAAGGATCAGGGCTCAGAAGGGTCATGGTATTGCTGCCCAGATGGCGAATTTCTCAAACTCCTCCTCGGGCAGCATCCCCACCGTCAGCAACAGTGTCGGTGTCATCTTTGCCCCTCAGTTCAGTGGAGGTGACCAGCGCTTCCACAGCCTGCCCCGCCAGGGTGTTCATGGGTCCCGACACACAGATCCTAGCTATACCAGCACCCCACTGAGGTCGGAGAACTGCACTGTAGGTATAGTCTCTTGTCAGGTCAACAATCACTCCATTCATCAAGAAAACGGGAAATTTCAGAGCAATCAGACTACATACTGTGCTTCACTCATTGGCAAAAATCTTTCAAACTCCTCTTCTGAGGCAGTTACTGCCATCGCAGAGCCCAACTCACATGCCCAACATGTGCAATCTGTGTCTTCCTACCCAATGGGCAAGCCTCTCAGCTCTGCTGGGCATAAGGAGGAGCAGCATCTCCCATCCATGACATTGACATCTACCCCATCACGATATGATTCGGCAGTATCCCTCAGCACTGGCACCCTCACTGAGACAGATTCCCAGTCCAGTAACCTTGATGACAGGAAGGATAGCCGTTGCAAAAATGCCCAAAGTGAGTCAAACTACTCATACGGAAGCCTCCAAAGTTGCAACAGTATTACCCAAGACCAGTGGCTCTATGACAGTCCACCTAAAAATTCCCGGATGTCCAACTGCTCCACACCCATTACTCATGTATGCAGTGGTCTAGAGTGTCCTTCCAGCAAGACTGAGTCTTCTTTACACTACTCTTTGGAAAATGATGGTGACCCTACATCCATGCACCTGGATTTAGGCCTCAGGTCACGCAGTTACAGCAATATCAATGGCACAAACCATGTCCAACACAGCTTCTACAAATGCAAGGAGCACCACAGCCAAGACGACAGAATTAGTCTTTACAGCAACAAGTCCTTATCCCGAAGCATTTCCCTCCGCAAGGCCAAAAAACCCCCACTGCCCCCAACTCGGACCGACTCTCTGCGACGAAAACCAGGGAAGAATCAACTACCCACCgataaaaatccacaatccaatGGTTCGGTTCTGAGCAAGACATTGATTGCCAGTCTGCAAGAGTCTTTGAACTTGAACCTAAAAAGCAATGAGGTTTCATCTCCAACCCAGAGTCATTCCAGTGACTATGAGGACCTCTGGGTGCAACGCTCAAGGAGCCAGAGCAGCATCAGTGGTGGGAGTGGCGGGATGTCACCCTCTGATGCTAACATAAACTCCATCTACCCTATCACACCTTCACAGAGTGACAGTAGTGGTCTGCGTACTGACTCCGCCGAGCCCATGGCCTACCAGGTGGACCGGACCAggccacagactgagcagcatAATTATCCTGACATTCAGATCTCCAGCACTGATGAGACTCCAAAGGATTTCTCCACTGAGGGCTTCCAGTTTGGCTCTCAAATGCTCCTGCCACCAACCCCAAAGAACAGTTTGGAAGTCACAGCAAAGTCTGCCTCCTCACCAGACAAAATGCATCAACTAGCATCTTCAAATTGTGGCTATTCCAGCCAGCCCAACAGCTCCACCATTGGAAACAACTTGGTGTGCCTGAAGAAGACTCTGTCTCCAGCTGGGCTGAGGCCCAAGCCCAAAGTGCCTGAGAGAAAATCCTCCCTTTCATCTTCTGTATCTGTGCCTCCTTTCCCATCACTGTCCTCCAGCATCTCTGATCCTGGCAAGAACTCCCTTCATTTTACTGGCCTTCCCTCTCTCCTGAATTTGTCTACAACTTCTGTTCAGCAGGCTATGTCATCCCCATCCAGTCCAACCTCTCTCACTCCTCTTACTCCTCCAAGCCCTGTCATTGCATCTAGACAGAACTTCACCCCTTTAGCACTACCAATTACCCTTGAGAAGATTTCTAAAATTATTATTCCAGGCTTCACTTTTTCTCCATCAGAAGCTAATCCTCCCCcacttcctccacctctgcctttACATGCTTCCATAACTCCTCCATCATTACATGAATCTCTGATTAGACAACCAGTAGGGACAACACTTGTGAAAGATGCTCTTAAATCTGTAGAAGCAGGTGGCACAGATAACTCACTAGATGAGAAGAAAAATATGCCTGATCACTCTATAGAACCTGATAGATTTCTGAAGCCCGTGATCACTGCCCAAGCATTGCAGATGGTGCAGCTCCGACCTGTTCAAAAGCTGGAAAGATTGAGCAACGCTGATGTAGGATCATCAGATCTTCAGAAGGCAAAGTACAAGCAACAGTTTCCAAAGCCTTTAACACCAGAAAAACCTAAAAACCCAGAGACCCATATTGCGTTGCCACTTTCTGCCAACTATAACTTTTCAATAAATGGGATACAGAAAGTATCAACACCCGTAACCGAATTCCTGCAAGATCTCTCCAAGGAATCCAAATTACCTGAGGTCAAACAAGGTGGAGCTATTAATAGCAGTCAACTTGAAGACCTGCCACCACTTGAGCCTCCACATAGTCCCATAGAAGCTCCAGGCCAGGCTTGCCTTCAGGCCCTGCACGATGATCTATTACCATCTCCAAGTCCTCTGGAAACGCTGCATAGCATCCCGTCCAAGCACAAACTTCCCTGTTCACCCCAGAAACCCAAACTCACCTTAATCGTGCCTCCAATTTTCTGCCAGCCTGCTGCAGAACAAGGCCATCCCCTGAGCCTTGATGTCAATGGAACTGTGGCACTTAGCTCTGTGAATGAGGAATCAAATTTGGGAACCATGGATGAACAGGCATTCCCACAGCCAAGAACTGAGGAAGATGACAAGGGTGGGGATTTGAAGAGCTCCCCATCATTAGCCGGGCAAGAACAGTCTCTGAGCAGCGGGCTCTCAACAACGGTGTCCCACCGACTTCTTGACCTCATTATTGAGGACCAAGAACTCATCCTTTGTGATGAAAGAAGCACCTCTGAAGGAGATGGGGATGCTACAAGCAGCACCACTGGTTCCATCAGCTCCAAAGAGGAAGATTATG GTGAGGTGTTTGACTCCGGCACGGCCGCTTCCTTGCTCGGGGCCATGGTCGATGGAAAAGCGCTGGACGACACGGTAACGCCCACTCGGACCCGGACCACCGAGGACCTCTTCGCTGCCATTCACAG GTCAAAACGAAAGGTGCTTGGTTGGAGGGACTCTGAGGAGGAGCGTCGGGGAAGTCACTCCCCTTCCCCACCCATCACCCCCACTGGCACGTCCCCAGGCCTGGGGTCCCTGGGGTCCCTGCCCCGGCAGACGGGCTCCATCCAGCGCAACCTTCGTAAGACAGCCACCAGCAGCGACAACTTCAAGGCCCTGCTGCTGAAAAAGGGCAGCCGCACCGAGAGCAATTTCCGAATGTCCGCTGCGGAGATCCTCAGGAGCACCGACCCCCGCCATCAGCGGTCACACTCCGACTCTGCCCTGGACCCCAGTATTGAAGCTCCCATCAGCCCTTGCGCATCCCCGAGCCAAGGCAGGAGAGCCCGCGAGCAATGGGCCCGCACCGAGGGCGTGCTGCCCCGCTTCTCCCCGGTCTTCTCCGCATCCCTCGCGGGCACCAGGCACGGGCGCTCCCGCACGCCACCCTCCGCCGCCAGCAGCCGCTACGGTGCCCGCAGCCGCATCCTCAGCAGCCCCATGACCGTCATCTGCGAGCGGGAGGGCGAGCTGTCCGAAGCGGCCGATGCGCGCGAGCCCCCCGAGAGCGGGACCGTCGGGCCTCCGGCCGCGGTGCTCGACTCCAAGCAGCTCCTCGTGTGA